From a region of the Parachlamydiales bacterium genome:
- a CDS encoding hemolysin III family protein: MEIEDTMDSSLAMPASINIEEVANTLTHGLGLLLSILGLGWLLSAALISEDICKICSATVFGSTLIILYAASTFYHGMQDPKTKQTLKIVDHCAIYALIAGTYTPFALVTLSETWGWTLFSIVWSLAFVGILFKIFFIDKWPILSTLFYLGMGWMIVIASEAFIEAMPMEGLYLIVAGGLSYSFGAIIYVLEKPVFHHAIWHMFVIGGSMCHYFAILHYVV, translated from the coding sequence ATGGAAATAGAAGATACAATGGACTCATCGCTTGCCATGCCAGCATCTATTAATATTGAAGAAGTAGCCAATACTCTTACTCACGGTTTAGGATTACTTTTAAGTATATTAGGTCTAGGGTGGCTGCTCTCCGCCGCGTTAATATCTGAAGACATCTGCAAGATTTGCAGTGCGACAGTTTTCGGGAGTACTTTGATTATCCTTTATGCTGCGTCAACTTTCTATCATGGAATGCAAGATCCTAAAACTAAACAAACTCTGAAAATCGTGGATCATTGCGCCATCTATGCATTAATAGCCGGGACCTACACTCCGTTCGCGCTGGTTACCCTAAGCGAAACCTGGGGTTGGACACTCTTTTCTATTGTTTGGTCTCTTGCTTTTGTCGGGATACTCTTTAAAATATTTTTTATAGACAAATGGCCTATCCTTTCGACATTGTTCTATTTAGGGATGGGCTGGATGATAGTGATTGCATCCGAGGCTTTTATTGAAGCGATGCCTATGGAAGGATTATATCTGATCGTAGCAGGGGGATTATCCTATTCCTTTGGGGCTATTATTTATGTACTTGAGAAACCTGTATTCCATCATGCCATTTGGCATATGTTTGTCATAGGAGGCAGTATGTGTCATTATTTTGCTATACTTCACTACGTTGTATGA
- a CDS encoding long-chain fatty acid--CoA ligase, whose product MKPQYTIGELLTFIEENYSNPKALVSYEHESWHAYSTEQMLEEIKYIALGLKSLGIEKGTFVGLIAPSSARWTMIDLAIMSIGAVSVGLFLNVSEENFRYEVELAEIKTIFVEGSDAWLRHDHCKDHFNLTIALDDEPQGEKTITYQALLARGRELYDVEPDLFKSLLQSHTPDTVAAVIFTSGSTGTPKGAVHTHQSLISLFYNDSLQWDSKNDIYLSILPLAHILARSVSFIMVMWGISIYYYNDLKNLGVACREVHPTVMVVVPRLLEKVYSKMVANVEAAGYLKRTIGEWAFDLANQETETTWKHLFHGLADKLVYSHLREALGGKLRLVISGGAALDPHLNHFLGDIGIAINEGWGLTEACPVCVNPIGKTKLGSIGTLVEGMEIMISPIGEILIRGPLVMKEYLKNPEATAQAIDAEGWLHTGDKGTIDEEGYAFIIGRLKELIKTSNGEMIAPVPIEHALTKAPFIETAIIIAERRKFVSALLVPNFEYLHGLKNNKNMSNLSDEDFLNSSYIKSEMEQLLNKMNQTLNHWEQIHAYRFIMHPLSIENGELTPSMKIIRETIEKNYKSLIDSIYQEEKK is encoded by the coding sequence GTGAAACCACAATACACAATCGGTGAACTTTTAACTTTCATTGAAGAAAATTACTCCAATCCCAAAGCTCTTGTAAGTTATGAGCATGAATCTTGGCATGCCTACTCTACAGAGCAAATGCTAGAGGAAATTAAGTATATAGCTCTAGGATTAAAATCGCTAGGCATAGAAAAGGGCACTTTCGTAGGGTTAATTGCTCCTTCCAGTGCCCGATGGACTATGATAGACCTTGCCATCATGTCTATAGGAGCTGTATCGGTCGGCCTTTTCTTGAATGTTTCAGAAGAAAACTTCCGCTACGAAGTAGAACTGGCAGAAATCAAAACCATCTTTGTCGAAGGAAGCGATGCCTGGCTGCGGCATGACCACTGCAAAGACCACTTTAATCTCACTATTGCCCTCGATGACGAACCGCAGGGTGAAAAGACCATAACTTATCAGGCTCTTCTTGCTCGTGGTCGCGAATTATATGATGTGGAACCTGACCTTTTTAAAAGTCTCCTTCAAAGCCACACTCCCGATACTGTCGCTGCTGTAATTTTCACCAGCGGAAGCACCGGTACCCCTAAAGGCGCAGTCCACACCCATCAAAGCCTTATTTCCTTATTCTATAATGACTCGCTGCAGTGGGATTCCAAAAATGACATTTATCTTTCCATCCTTCCCTTAGCCCATATTCTTGCCCGCAGCGTCAGTTTCATTATGGTCATGTGGGGCATCAGCATTTATTATTATAATGACCTGAAAAATCTGGGCGTCGCCTGTCGGGAAGTACACCCTACTGTGATGGTCGTTGTTCCCCGCCTCCTGGAAAAAGTTTACAGTAAAATGGTTGCCAATGTGGAAGCCGCCGGCTACCTCAAACGCACCATCGGCGAGTGGGCATTTGACCTTGCCAATCAAGAAACAGAGACTACCTGGAAACATCTTTTCCACGGATTGGCCGATAAGCTCGTCTATTCGCATCTTAGGGAAGCATTAGGTGGAAAACTCCGCCTTGTCATAAGCGGTGGGGCCGCATTAGACCCGCACCTGAACCACTTTTTAGGCGATATCGGGATTGCGATTAATGAAGGTTGGGGTTTGACCGAAGCGTGTCCTGTCTGCGTAAATCCAATTGGAAAGACGAAGTTAGGCAGTATCGGCACCCTCGTCGAGGGAATGGAAATCATGATCAGCCCTATCGGCGAGATACTCATCCGCGGACCGCTCGTCATGAAAGAATATTTAAAAAATCCTGAGGCTACAGCGCAAGCCATCGACGCCGAAGGCTGGCTGCATACAGGGGATAAAGGAACGATCGACGAAGAAGGCTATGCCTTCATCATCGGACGCTTGAAAGAGCTGATCAAAACCTCCAACGGTGAAATGATCGCCCCTGTCCCCATTGAGCATGCCTTAACTAAAGCACCTTTTATTGAAACGGCAATTATCATCGCTGAGAGAAGGAAATTCGTCTCTGCCCTACTTGTTCCCAACTTTGAATATCTGCATGGCCTCAAAAACAATAAAAATATGAGCAACCTTTCCGACGAGGATTTTCTAAATAGCAGCTACATCAAATCTGAGATGGAACAGCTTCTGAACAAAATGAACCAAACGCTAAACCACTGGGAGCAAATCCACGCCTACAGATTCATCATGCATCCTTTAAGCATTGAAAATGGCGAACTCACCCCTTCCATGAAAATCATTCGAGAAACTATAGAGAAAAACTACAAATCCTTAATCGACTCGATCTATCAAGAGGAAAAAAAATGA
- a CDS encoding thiolase family protein has translation MRKRIAIVSGVRTPFCKGGGVLRDMLADDLGAYAVKEVYSRTPIDPNLIDEVIIGNVLQPVHATNIARVIAVKAGLSQKIPAYTVNRNCASGMEAVTTGADKILLEQAEIILAGGVESMSNFPILFSPRMRDFLQNLSKAKGWQGKLKSLLAFRPSLFKPVIPDISDPLCGLSMGQTAEILTREFQITRLEQDKFAMESHLRASKATKDGRFTEEIIPIPLPPDYKKIQTIDEGPRDNQTLESLLKLKPVFDPLTGTVTAGNSSPITDGAAAVILMSEEKAKELNLKPLGYILDHAAAGVDPSRMGIGPVYATSLLLAKTGFTLDQIDLIEINEAFAGQVLAVVKAFASDEFARKNLNRDKALGTIDLDKLNVNGGAIALGHPLGASGTRLILTLLLELKKRNKRYGLATLCIGGGQGQACLLEVE, from the coding sequence ATGAGAAAACGGATTGCAATAGTCAGCGGCGTACGCACCCCTTTTTGCAAAGGCGGCGGAGTGCTAAGGGATATGCTAGCAGACGATCTGGGCGCATATGCCGTAAAAGAAGTCTATAGCAGAACGCCTATAGATCCCAACTTGATAGACGAAGTTATCATAGGAAACGTCCTCCAGCCTGTCCATGCGACAAATATCGCACGCGTCATTGCTGTCAAAGCCGGCCTCTCACAAAAAATCCCTGCCTACACCGTCAACCGTAACTGCGCATCCGGAATGGAAGCTGTCACTACGGGAGCCGATAAAATTCTTTTGGAACAGGCAGAAATCATCCTCGCCGGCGGCGTAGAATCGATGAGCAACTTTCCTATCCTCTTCTCGCCACGCATGCGCGACTTCCTGCAAAATTTGAGCAAAGCCAAGGGGTGGCAAGGTAAGCTTAAAAGCCTGCTAGCCTTTAGACCCTCCCTATTTAAACCTGTTATCCCTGACATCTCCGACCCTTTATGCGGACTATCTATGGGACAAACTGCCGAGATCCTCACCCGCGAATTCCAGATCACGCGGTTAGAGCAGGATAAATTTGCTATGGAAAGCCACCTCAGGGCTTCCAAAGCAACGAAAGATGGGCGGTTTACCGAAGAGATCATCCCTATCCCTCTGCCACCAGACTACAAAAAAATCCAGACTATCGATGAAGGTCCACGCGATAACCAAACCCTAGAATCGCTGCTTAAGCTTAAACCTGTCTTCGACCCCCTTACAGGCACTGTCACAGCAGGTAACTCCAGCCCCATCACCGACGGTGCAGCAGCAGTCATTCTGATGTCGGAAGAAAAAGCCAAAGAACTTAACCTTAAACCACTAGGTTACATCCTTGACCATGCTGCTGCAGGTGTTGACCCCAGCCGCATGGGTATCGGCCCTGTCTACGCGACAAGCCTCCTCCTAGCTAAAACCGGCTTCACTCTAGATCAAATCGACCTTATCGAGATCAATGAAGCCTTCGCAGGACAAGTTCTCGCCGTCGTCAAAGCCTTCGCTTCGGACGAATTCGCCCGCAAAAACCTCAATAGAGATAAAGCCCTCGGTACCATCGACTTAGATAAACTCAATGTCAACGGCGGCGCCATTGCCCTCGGCCACCCTCTCGGTGCTTCCGGAACACGATTGATACTTACATTACTGCTCGAACTCAAAAAACGGAACAAGCGCTATGGTCTCGCCACTCTATGTATCGGCGGCGGCCAAGGCCAAGCATGCTTGCTGGAGGTAGAATAA
- a CDS encoding 3-hydroxyacyl-CoA dehydrogenase NAD-binding domain-containing protein yields MTSAFQLQNNADGIALLTFNLPNEKVNKFNLAILAELDELIDTIAKDSSIKALKIVSGKDDVFIAGADLHSFEPAFDDPSIAEKIINTGHRVFNKLSSLPFPTIAVIHGACLGGGLEFVLSCTYRIVSDHPKTLLALPEVNLGIFPGWGGTQRLPRLVGLTEGLNMILTGKMVPAVKAYKAHLADAIFAWQFLQPKADEFIKQILTSEGKKKVLDRRQQLSFVNKLMQNNPLGRSFVFYQSKKAVLEKTHGHYPAPLIALDVIKNTYTLPLNEGLKKEADTFIAKIPEGFANAPDLISLFFTQEAAKKETGAPENIKGKEITSSAVIGAGTMGAGIAWLLADHNIFVRLKDVSWDLVGKGIGFARGYFNKGVKAKKITCYDLDRRFQLISGSIDYSGFDHAEIIIEAATENLELKKKIFQEVEANVKPDAIIASNTSSLTIEEMSEGMQHPERFVGMHFFNPVNKMPLVEVVAGKHSSPQAIASTVSLCRKLGKTPLVVGDCHGFLVNRIFMQGANEVMLMLEEGYSWDELKNQVLNYGMPMDPFELADEVGNDVSYKVGKTFEKAYGERMRPAKILQLMTEKQLYGKKNGKGFYIYQGSKKTQNPEINDLIKQVGRKQPNNYNEDIIPRFIYGMVNEASRCLEEGIISRPDFLDLGLIMGIGFPPFRGGLLRYADKVTPQNIVATLRRLETQQGSRFKPSNLLVKKAESNTLFYPPLPS; encoded by the coding sequence ATGACATCTGCATTTCAACTTCAAAATAACGCTGACGGTATAGCACTGCTCACATTTAACCTTCCTAATGAAAAGGTTAATAAATTCAATTTAGCTATCCTTGCTGAACTGGATGAGCTGATAGATACCATCGCTAAAGATAGCTCCATCAAAGCTTTGAAAATTGTCAGCGGCAAAGACGACGTCTTTATCGCGGGCGCTGACCTGCATAGCTTCGAACCCGCCTTTGACGATCCGTCCATCGCAGAGAAAATTATCAATACCGGACACCGCGTCTTTAATAAACTCAGCAGCCTGCCCTTCCCCACCATTGCGGTCATCCACGGCGCCTGCTTAGGCGGAGGATTGGAATTTGTCCTCAGCTGTACCTACCGTATTGTATCCGACCACCCCAAAACGCTCTTGGCTCTGCCCGAAGTTAATCTGGGGATCTTTCCCGGCTGGGGAGGTACGCAACGCCTTCCAAGGCTCGTCGGTCTGACTGAAGGCCTAAATATGATCCTTACAGGTAAGATGGTTCCAGCCGTAAAAGCCTATAAAGCACATTTGGCCGACGCCATCTTCGCTTGGCAATTCCTGCAGCCTAAAGCCGATGAATTTATCAAACAAATCCTTACTTCCGAAGGAAAGAAAAAAGTCCTCGACCGTCGCCAACAGCTAAGTTTCGTCAATAAGCTAATGCAAAACAACCCCTTGGGGCGTTCTTTTGTATTCTACCAATCGAAAAAAGCTGTTTTAGAAAAAACACATGGACACTACCCCGCACCCCTCATAGCTTTGGATGTGATAAAGAACACCTATACTCTTCCTCTCAACGAAGGTCTGAAAAAAGAAGCCGATACTTTTATCGCCAAAATCCCAGAAGGATTTGCCAACGCCCCCGACCTCATCTCCCTTTTCTTCACCCAAGAAGCAGCAAAAAAGGAAACCGGCGCACCGGAAAACATAAAAGGGAAAGAGATCACTTCCTCCGCTGTCATAGGTGCCGGTACAATGGGCGCAGGCATCGCTTGGCTGCTGGCTGACCATAATATCTTCGTGCGGTTGAAAGATGTCTCCTGGGACCTAGTCGGTAAAGGGATAGGATTCGCCAGAGGCTACTTCAATAAAGGAGTCAAAGCTAAAAAAATTACCTGCTACGACCTGGACCGCCGCTTCCAACTTATCAGCGGTTCTATCGACTACTCAGGCTTTGATCACGCCGAAATCATCATCGAAGCTGCTACGGAAAACTTGGAGCTTAAAAAGAAAATCTTCCAAGAAGTGGAAGCCAATGTCAAACCGGATGCCATCATCGCCTCTAACACCTCATCCCTCACTATCGAGGAAATGAGCGAAGGCATGCAACATCCTGAACGTTTCGTCGGCATGCACTTCTTCAATCCTGTCAACAAAATGCCGCTTGTCGAAGTGGTTGCCGGAAAACACTCGTCCCCTCAAGCCATTGCTTCCACCGTCAGCCTCTGCCGTAAACTAGGTAAAACACCCCTCGTCGTCGGCGACTGCCACGGTTTCCTCGTCAACCGTATCTTCATGCAAGGCGCCAACGAAGTAATGCTGATGCTGGAAGAAGGCTATTCCTGGGACGAGCTCAAAAACCAAGTCCTCAACTACGGCATGCCAATGGACCCTTTCGAACTGGCCGATGAAGTGGGCAACGACGTGAGCTATAAAGTGGGCAAAACCTTCGAAAAAGCCTACGGCGAAAGAATGCGCCCTGCTAAGATCCTTCAACTGATGACGGAGAAACAGCTCTACGGTAAAAAGAACGGCAAAGGCTTCTATATCTACCAAGGAAGCAAAAAAACACAAAATCCTGAAATCAACGATCTCATCAAACAGGTCGGCAGGAAACAGCCTAACAACTATAACGAGGATATCATCCCTAGATTTATCTACGGCATGGTCAATGAAGCCTCACGCTGTCTGGAAGAAGGGATTATCTCCCGGCCGGACTTCCTCGACCTTGGCCTCATCATGGGCATAGGCTTCCCTCCCTTCCGCGGCGGCCTCCTCCGTTATGCTGACAAAGTAACACCCCAAAATATCGTCGCAACACTCCGTCGCCTCGAAACCCAGCAAGGATCCCGCTTTAAACCTAGCAACCTCCTTGTCAAAAAAGCCGAATCCAACACCCTCTTCTACCCCCCACTCCCATCCTAG
- a CDS encoding acyl-CoA dehydrogenase family protein gives MATQDVKDDVKTREAASLFDDAAGSNKEKQQALDITESAREKEYKHPSFAGQLFMGTFDPSLLYPFPIQSEEDKKIGDAVIEKFMDFLTKNLDPEEVDATRTIPQNVIDEMGRQGIFALKIPKEYGGLGLSQTNYNRLVMRVASYCGGTAVLISAHQSIGVPQPLKLYGTEEQKKKFLPRFRQGQISAFALTEPDVGSDPARMSVEAIPSEDGSHYILNGDKLWCTNGTIASIIVVMARTPSIMVKGKERKQISAFVLEMDSPGIEVVHRCEFMGLGGIYNGLIRFTNVKIPKENLIWDEGRGLALALGTINVGRLTLPAACTGGAKLCLSIARRWGKDRVQWGMPIGLHEAGREKIAYIAATTFAMEAMTWLTSFWADQGNVDIRIEAAMAKLFTSESMWKIADMTMQLRGGRGYEKGRSLKARGEVPYPVERVMRDCRINMILEGSTEIMKLFLAREAMDPHFKIAGPLMTKKSSFNEKVNGFFKAMRFYGAWYPKQKFGGLFTKRYSDLGPLATHFRYVESTSHKMTAKLFEAMAKYQQKLELKQMLLGRLMEIGTELFAISATCAYAASLKDPSAIELADYFAIIAERRIEDRFRALHDNDDKITDEIAEKVLDKKYRWLEKGIEWMGPDE, from the coding sequence ATGGCTACTCAAGACGTGAAAGATGATGTAAAAACTCGCGAAGCGGCCTCACTTTTTGATGATGCTGCCGGTAGCAACAAAGAAAAACAACAAGCGTTAGATATTACGGAGTCTGCCCGTGAAAAAGAGTATAAGCACCCTAGCTTTGCAGGACAGCTCTTCATGGGAACATTTGATCCTTCCCTCCTCTATCCTTTCCCTATCCAGTCCGAAGAAGATAAAAAAATTGGCGATGCTGTCATTGAAAAGTTCATGGACTTCCTCACTAAAAATTTAGATCCTGAAGAAGTAGACGCCACGCGCACAATTCCACAAAATGTAATCGACGAGATGGGACGCCAAGGAATCTTCGCCCTCAAAATCCCCAAAGAATACGGGGGCTTAGGGCTATCACAAACTAACTATAATCGCCTAGTCATGCGCGTAGCATCCTATTGCGGTGGAACTGCCGTCCTGATATCCGCCCACCAGTCTATCGGTGTTCCACAACCGCTAAAGCTGTATGGAACAGAAGAGCAAAAAAAGAAATTCCTTCCTAGATTTAGACAAGGACAGATCTCAGCCTTCGCTTTAACAGAACCGGATGTGGGTTCCGACCCTGCAAGAATGTCTGTCGAAGCTATTCCTTCCGAAGATGGATCTCACTATATCCTTAATGGTGACAAATTATGGTGCACAAACGGCACTATTGCCAGCATCATCGTCGTTATGGCACGCACACCCTCGATCATGGTTAAAGGGAAGGAAAGAAAACAGATCTCCGCCTTCGTCCTTGAAATGGACTCCCCCGGAATTGAAGTTGTGCACCGTTGTGAATTCATGGGCCTTGGCGGTATATATAACGGCTTGATACGTTTTACTAACGTGAAAATCCCTAAAGAAAACCTTATCTGGGATGAGGGCAGGGGCCTTGCACTAGCATTAGGCACCATCAACGTAGGAAGGCTTACCCTTCCTGCAGCCTGCACAGGCGGTGCTAAACTATGCCTATCCATAGCGCGACGCTGGGGCAAGGACCGTGTGCAGTGGGGAATGCCTATTGGTCTGCATGAAGCCGGCAGGGAAAAAATAGCCTACATTGCAGCTACAACCTTTGCCATGGAAGCAATGACCTGGCTCACTAGCTTCTGGGCTGACCAAGGTAATGTCGATATCCGCATCGAGGCCGCGATGGCTAAGCTATTCACTTCAGAATCTATGTGGAAAATTGCCGATATGACAATGCAGCTCCGTGGCGGACGCGGCTATGAAAAAGGGCGCTCGCTCAAAGCACGCGGTGAAGTTCCTTATCCGGTGGAACGTGTCATGCGCGATTGCCGCATCAATATGATCTTAGAAGGCTCTACAGAGATAATGAAGCTCTTCCTGGCTCGCGAGGCTATGGACCCGCATTTCAAAATTGCAGGGCCTTTAATGACAAAGAAAAGCTCTTTTAACGAGAAAGTTAACGGGTTCTTTAAAGCTATGCGTTTCTATGGTGCTTGGTATCCTAAACAAAAGTTCGGCGGGCTTTTCACAAAAAGATACTCTGACCTAGGGCCTTTGGCGACACACTTCCGCTACGTTGAAAGCACTTCGCATAAGATGACAGCAAAGCTTTTTGAAGCAATGGCAAAATACCAACAGAAGCTTGAGCTGAAACAAATGCTTCTGGGAAGGCTGATGGAAATTGGAACAGAGCTATTTGCCATCTCTGCCACCTGTGCGTATGCTGCTTCCCTCAAAGATCCGTCTGCAATAGAACTAGCTGACTATTTTGCAATCATTGCTGAACGTAGAATAGAAGACCGCTTCCGAGCCCTCCATGATAACGATGACAAAATCACCGACGAAATAGCAGAGAAAGTCTTAGACAAGAAATATCGCTGGCTCGAAAAAGGCATCGAATGGATGGGCCCCGACGAATAG
- a CDS encoding type III secretion system chaperone, with product MTVHNNIENILNKIANISGGSPPAFDDDGRCVLEIQDISILLEASSQSNSCLLMSIVYRGPPHLEIFKEALSGNLYWNKTKGCTLMWENSSNSLILCLEKQSETLDFQTFTQSLSDFHTAAHLWLETCQRIQEETQNSAIKHF from the coding sequence ATGACTGTACATAATAATATTGAAAATATACTAAATAAAATTGCTAATATCTCCGGCGGCAGTCCACCTGCTTTCGACGATGACGGACGGTGTGTGCTAGAAATCCAGGATATTTCCATCCTTCTCGAAGCCTCATCTCAATCAAATTCCTGCCTCCTGATGAGTATTGTCTACCGCGGCCCTCCCCATCTGGAAATCTTCAAGGAAGCACTATCCGGCAACCTTTATTGGAATAAAACTAAAGGGTGTACCTTAATGTGGGAAAACAGCTCTAACTCTCTTATTCTCTGTTTAGAAAAGCAATCGGAAACACTTGATTTTCAAACGTTTACACAATCCCTCAGCGATTTTCATACTGCTGCACATCTCTGGCTCGAAACTTGCCAACGCATTCAAGAGGAAACCCAAAATTCTGCAATCAAACATTTTTAA